DNA from Osmerus mordax isolate fOsmMor3 chromosome 2, fOsmMor3.pri, whole genome shotgun sequence:
TAATGCATTTAATAAAAAAGTGGTAAGACATGTATTATATgtgtgatgggggaggggggctactAGGAGGGATACTGTTAGGCTCTTGTTGTGGTTACTGTCCCTTTAAATGTTGTCTAATCAGAACATTGTTGTCAACATTCCGGTCTTCATTCTTATTGCCTAATCCtgaggattagggttagggttaaaatatatattccTTCTAATGAATTGCATAAAACATATTATTCAATGATTAATTGCTTAAAATGTACTATTAAATGTTCAAATTGTTCATTTCATTTTGAGTAACTATGGCATTTTAACATTGTGCCAACCAACCCCAGTCTCCCCCACACCAGTCTgtttctttaaaaaaagttaTGGTTTCGGTctggtgtgtgttcgtgtgcatgtgtgtgtaggtgtgtgtacatgcataaaGCTCAATGATAGATTGGTACACACTTTGAAAGTTGTTGCTTAGAAACCTTGGGTCGTGGGGCGGTTGCTGTACCAGGCTCGCATTGCCACAGATACTGATGCCTTCGACATCCCAGAATTCTCCTGCATAGCTAAGTGACAGATAACACTGATAAGAactaagatacacacacacacacctctccttctctctccatctctctctctctctctctctctctctctctctctctctcacacacacacacacacacacacacacacacaacataaagaCAGTGGATCTTATCTTTTGGAATGTTTATTTGACTGATTATTACTACAGAATAATTACATACTATATCACAATTAGGAATGAATTGAACATTTGTGATTCATTTAAGAATATTATAAAGGTTTTATCGGTGAAAACTTGAGTCGACTTTTCCAAATTCTTTGGCGTCTATGTCGCACAGCATAAACGTTGTCTTGCACGCTGTGCTTATCGGTGCCCGTAGCTCATTAACATAGTTCTCCTCGCACCTGAGTGCCAGGCCAGCCTGCTAGGCGCGCGCTGGCGCGTCAATCAAGAGCGTCCGGTGATCAATCAAGTGGGCTGGAGGGGACATGTCGAGCCATCCTCAAAGGGACCGAGATACACGCCGATACTGTAGATTTGTGGTAGATGGTGGAGGGACGATACACGCAGCCGAAATATGTTGttggttttatttattttgtcgaTGAGCGCGACTGGCTCATCAAATGTGGAAGAAATTAAGACTCAAGAAAGCTTGTTTTTAAACTCGTTGGGCCTCTCCGTTCGACCTAGACCTTCCGAGCACCGCCAGGTTCCGTCGGTGTTGTGGAGAATGTTCCAGAGGAGTAGCGGTAAAGACAACGAGTTCCTTTTAACCGAGAACGACCCTTGCGTAGTGTCAGAGTATGGAGTACGCGGGAACATAGTTCGGTTTGTCCAAGACCAAGGTGAGGTTTGGAAGTGTTTGGAACCTTTTTATGACTTTCACTCacttttatttaatttcatTGTGCTCGGTGATATTGATGTGCTGTTTCCTGATTGaattataaatacatttcaatAATACTCGAACAGTATCAAGGGACATTTCATTGTCCGTTTTAGTTGATGACAGCAAGGTTCAATATGAGTTAAGAAATTCCTAATTCCTTCCTTGTTTTGAATTCCCTCTTGCAGGCAGGGTGGTGTCTAGGTGGAGTGAAGGCTGTCCTGACTGCTTGGAGAAGCACGTGTTCTTCAACATGTCCGTCCTCCAGCCGGTGGAGCAGCTCTCCCTGGCTCAGCTGGAACTCAAGTTCCACTGGGACATATCTGGTTCTCCGAGGTTCATCCTGGGCCCCAAGGCCCTCAGTGTGTCCCTGTATCATGTTCTCCGTTCCACCCTGAAGGGCGCGAACCACCAGGCCAACCGCAGACTCCTTCTGTCCCAGTCGATCAGTCTGCATCCTCAGCCCGGCTGGCTCAAACTGGACCTCACAGCCTTGGCGGAGATCTGGCGCCAACCGGGTCGCAACTACGGCCTGGTGCTGGAACTGCAGCCCTACACCTTGGATCTCCCGGACGCCGTCCACGACCAGGCAGGCAACCCTCTTCCCCTGGGGCCGGACGCCACCCTCCCGGAGCTCCAGGCCTCCCTGGTGTCGGTGTCCCTCAACCCGCTCCAGTGCCActccaggaggaagaggagcgccGTGTACCTCCCGGTGACGCCCAGCACCGTGTGCCGGCCTCGCCGCCTCTACATCGACTTCAGGGACGTGGGCTGGCAGGACTGGATCATCGCCCCGCAGGGCTACCTGGCCAACTACTGCCACGGGGAGTGCCCGTTCCCCCTCAGCGAGAGCCTGAACGGCACCAACCACGCCATCCTGCAGACGCTGGTGCACTCCCTGGAGCCCCACAGCACACCCCAGCCCTGCTGCGTGCCAATCCGCCTGTCCCCCGTCTCCATGCTCTACTACGACAACAACGACAACGTGGTGCTCAGACACTACCAGGACATGGTGGTGGACGAGTGTGGCTGCCGTTGAGACGGCCTCGTTCCAAACCCAGGCCTCGGCCCCGTTCCAAACCAACCCAGGCCTCGGCCCAGTTCCAAACCAACCCAGGCCTCGGCCCAGTTCCAAACCCACCCAGGCCTCTGCCCAGTTCCAAACCCACCCAGGCCTCGGCCCAGTTCCAAACCCACCCAGGCCATGGCCCCTGTGGCTCCACGGCCCTGCGGTGTCTGGGAGAGGATGGGCGATTTGGGGTTTCTAATTTCTGTGAAGTCATTGATTTTAAAGAAATGTTTCAAATGTCTTGTATGCCGTGctgtgtaaatgtgtttattATAATAAAAGGGTTAAATACAACAAATACAATTAGTCTACAGTGATGAACCCAATGCACCCAATAATTATAATCACGCTATAATAAGGCATTATCAAACAAATCCCACACCTGATCAAACCTTATATGTTCAACCAGACTGAGCCTCAAACAtgctgctgccctcctctggaCAACATTAGTTATCAcattttgaatttatttgaaGGTTTACTGGGATCCCCATTAGTTAGCGGTAGGGCCATCACCATCAAGTCCTTCATTTACTTCATTTACCAGATATACCTTTTAACAAAGCAACCGACTCCACAAATTATTCCAAAATTGACCACATTGGCTTCAACAATCAAATTTATAAAGGCTCCCACAATGTATCCAATAATGCATGCTGTAAGGAGTGTTATGATGAGTTTTATAATTATCATTCTAATGGATCCATAAATGTATGTCTCAATCAATCTATGATAGACACCCATAGTGACTCCAAAAATTACTCCAAAAAGGACTGCAGCAATTACATTAACAATGACTCCAGACTTCAATGTTTCACAAGTAGTATCTGATGAATGGTTACCAGGACTGAGTAGAACCATGTCCAGTGATTCACACCTGCAAGTGTAATGAGTAATAACAAATCATTCTGGGCTGAGTTTTACATTCTGCAGGTAACATACAGTATTTGGCGGTACATGTGCATCTTACTTTGTGTGTGGTTTGCAGAATGTCCATGATCCAGTGGAAAAGGTATCACCAGTGCAATCTGAACATTCAGTGTCTTTGAATGATGTTGCTGCATAAACACATGTGGAGACACCTTGTTTAGTTGGCACATGTAGATGTTACACTCCAGTGAGAAAAGATAGACAAAAgatggtggagtcaggtggctgagcagtgagggagtcgggctagtaatctggacgttgccagttcgattcccggccgagtcaaatgacgtgtccttgggcaaggcacttcaccctacttgcctcggggggaatgtccctgtacttactgtaagtcgctctggataagagcgtctgctaaatgactaaaatgtaaaaatgtaaatgtaaaagatagATGAGCTGTAGAAGAATGTGTCATGATTATTACAGGGGACTGTGAAACTAACCTTGCCGACTGATATATTGTCCAGGTTTACATCTGCTGTGTTCCTGGGCAACTTTACATCCTTGGTTAGATGGTAATTTACAAAAGTATCCCTGAAGTGGTTCACACACAGCATCTGATGTGGGTGTACAACTCTGCTTTACCTTCATACCGGTACCTGTGAGAAAACACATGACTATTAACatcaggaagagctcatctcAGCTACATGGAAACTGGTAAAGTCAGTTACCTGGATCACAGGTTGTACATGGAAAGCAGCTTGAGTGACCATTAGGCTGGTCAAGGTACGTCGGGCCAGCACAAGGAATGCAGGAAGTGGTTCTGAATTCAGTGCAATGTTCATGGACCCGGTTTCCTGGGGAATACAATATCATTATGTTATTTAACGGACGTTATTCACCTTACATACAGAAAGGTGTGTGGAAGAATGTCCCAGTGGAGATGGACAGAATTATGTGACTATCCATTTAGATTCTGGATTTATTAATATTAGACAACCAgctgactggagagagaattTAGCACCTCAACATAAGAATGTCCAGTTCAGACACACATtaggcatgaaggtcagaggaaCAGAATTTATAGTACAAAGGGGAAAAACAAAAGCCAACAAGTGTTTGCTATTAAATCAGGTGGATCCTACATCATAAACCTGTGAC
Protein-coding regions in this window:
- the gdf3 gene encoding protein DVR-1 gives rise to the protein MLLVLFILSMSATGSSNVEEIKTQESLFLNSLGLSVRPRPSEHRQVPSVLWRMFQRSSGKDNEFLLTENDPCVVSEYGVRGNIVRFVQDQGRVVSRWSEGCPDCLEKHVFFNMSVLQPVEQLSLAQLELKFHWDISGSPRFILGPKALSVSLYHVLRSTLKGANHQANRRLLLSQSISLHPQPGWLKLDLTALAEIWRQPGRNYGLVLELQPYTLDLPDAVHDQAGNPLPLGPDATLPELQASLVSVSLNPLQCHSRRKRSAVYLPVTPSTVCRPRRLYIDFRDVGWQDWIIAPQGYLANYCHGECPFPLSESLNGTNHAILQTLVHSLEPHSTPQPCCVPIRLSPVSMLYYDNNDNVVLRHYQDMVVDECGCR
- the LOC136963195 gene encoding tumor necrosis factor receptor superfamily member 14-like isoform X2, which codes for MENHFHFQILFLFLHTGLCTGCGPAEYLRGDKCCPMCPSGNRVHEHCTEFRTTSCIPCAGPTYLDQPNGHSSCFPCTTCDPGTGMKVKQSCTPTSDAVCEPLQGYFCKLPSNQGCKVAQEHSRCKPGQYISRQATSFKDTECSDCTGDTFSTGSWTFCKPHTKCESLDMVLLSPGNHSSDTTCETLKSGVIVNVIAAVLFGVIFGVTMGVYHRLIETYIYGSIRMIIIKLIITLLTACIIGYIVGAFINLIVEANVVNFGIICGVGCFVKRYIW
- the LOC136963195 gene encoding tumor necrosis factor receptor superfamily member 14-like isoform X3, with translation MCHFSDVYFSGSMENHFHFQILFLFLHTGLCTGCGPAEYLRGDKCCPMCPSGNRVHEHCTEFRTTSCIPCAGPTYLDQPNGHSSCFPCTTCDPGTGMKVKQSCTPTSDAVCEPLQGYFCKLPSNQGCKVAQEHSRCKPGQYISRQATSFKDTECSDCTGDTFSTGSWTFCKPHTKCESLDMVLLSPGNHSSDTTCETLKSGVIVNVIAAVLFGVIFGVTMGVYHRLIETYIYGSIRMIIIKLIITLLTACIIGYIVGAFINLIVEANVVNFGIICGVGCFVKRYIW
- the LOC136963195 gene encoding tumor necrosis factor receptor superfamily member 14-like isoform X1; amino-acid sequence: MNRSVSYALYVYFSGSMENHFHFQILFLFLHTGLCTGCGPAEYLRGDKCCPMCPSGNRVHEHCTEFRTTSCIPCAGPTYLDQPNGHSSCFPCTTCDPGTGMKVKQSCTPTSDAVCEPLQGYFCKLPSNQGCKVAQEHSRCKPGQYISRQATSFKDTECSDCTGDTFSTGSWTFCKPHTKCESLDMVLLSPGNHSSDTTCETLKSGVIVNVIAAVLFGVIFGVTMGVYHRLIETYIYGSIRMIIIKLIITLLTACIIGYIVGAFINLIVEANVVNFGIICGVGCFVKRYIW